One genomic segment of Pandoraea thiooxydans includes these proteins:
- a CDS encoding CpaF family protein, translating to MTLREQFLSPSDSPGYGGQSPGKQRMARNAYQQLKKDVHQAIIDRVELEKLQRLSSEQIEQELARLVEVIVDEEGIPINEVERRQLVRDVRDEMLGFGPLEPLLADPTISDILVNTSKHVYVERRGKLELTDVTFYDDAHLMKVIEKIVSRVGRRIDESTPMVDARLPDGSRMNAIIPPSAIDGPLLSIRRFAVNPLTVDNLVEYQSLTPPMAQVLEALSAAKVNVLISGGTGSGKTTLLNILSGFIPADERIVTIEDAAELQLRQEHVLRLETRPPNIEGKGEITQRSLVRNALRMRPDRIILGEVRGAEAFDMLQAMNTGHEGSLATVHANSPRDALTRLENMIGMAGLNLTTKGTRHQISSAIGVIVQVARLTDGRRKIISIQEITGMEGDVINLQEIFTFKRVGLDRDGKVTGYFCATGVRPRFSERLAAFGVAVPDSLYDPTKQFPV from the coding sequence ATGACGCTACGTGAGCAGTTTCTCTCGCCGTCGGATTCGCCCGGGTATGGAGGACAGAGCCCGGGCAAACAGCGCATGGCGAGAAACGCCTACCAGCAACTGAAAAAGGACGTCCATCAGGCGATCATCGATCGGGTCGAGCTGGAAAAGCTGCAGCGCCTGTCGAGCGAGCAGATCGAGCAGGAACTTGCGCGCCTGGTCGAGGTGATCGTCGACGAGGAGGGTATCCCCATCAACGAGGTCGAGCGGCGCCAACTGGTGCGGGACGTACGCGACGAAATGCTCGGATTCGGACCGCTCGAGCCTTTGCTGGCCGACCCGACCATCTCCGATATTCTGGTCAACACCTCCAAGCACGTGTATGTGGAGCGACGCGGCAAGCTCGAGCTCACCGATGTGACTTTTTACGATGACGCGCATTTGATGAAGGTGATCGAAAAGATCGTCTCGCGGGTCGGACGGCGCATCGACGAGTCCACGCCGATGGTCGATGCGCGGCTGCCTGACGGTTCGCGGATGAATGCGATCATTCCGCCGTCGGCCATTGACGGGCCGCTGCTGTCGATTCGCCGTTTCGCGGTCAATCCGTTGACGGTGGACAATCTGGTCGAGTACCAAAGCCTGACGCCGCCGATGGCGCAGGTGCTCGAGGCGCTATCGGCCGCCAAGGTCAATGTGTTGATCTCGGGCGGTACCGGCAGCGGCAAGACGACGCTGCTCAATATTCTGTCCGGCTTCATTCCCGCCGACGAGCGCATCGTCACGATCGAGGACGCGGCCGAGTTGCAACTGCGTCAGGAGCATGTGCTGCGCCTCGAGACGCGCCCGCCCAATATCGAGGGCAAGGGCGAGATCACACAGCGCTCGCTGGTACGCAATGCGCTGCGCATGCGCCCGGACCGCATCATTCTCGGCGAAGTGCGCGGCGCCGAAGCGTTCGACATGCTGCAGGCGATGAATACCGGTCACGAGGGCTCGCTGGCGACGGTGCATGCCAATAGCCCGCGCGATGCGCTGACACGGCTCGAAAACATGATCGGCATGGCCGGGTTGAATCTGACCACCAAGGGCACGCGCCACCAGATCAGTTCGGCCATCGGCGTGATCGTGCAGGTTGCGCGCCTGACCGATGGGCGCCGCAAAATCATCAGCATCCAGGAGATCACCGGCATGGAGGGCGACGTGATCAATCTGCAGGAAATTTTCACGTTCAAGCGGGTCGGGCTCGACCGTGACGGCAAGGTGACCGGCTATTTTTGTGCGACCGGGGTGCGGCCGAGGTTTTCCGAGCGTCTGGCGGCCTTCGGCGTGGCGGTGCCCGATTCGCTGTATGACCCGACCAAGCAATTTCCGGTGTAG